In one Streptomyces venezuelae genomic region, the following are encoded:
- a CDS encoding RNA-binding S4 domain-containing protein, producing the protein MAWEISGEGAWGGELEGGRDTGPGDGPPADSDSGSDSGAGLGDDSGGGPPAEPCSRPGTGPMDGSENAPGTRPGAGPRGEGSVRVDSWIWSVRLAKTRSAGAAACKGGHVRVNGERVKPSYGVHVGDDVRVRQAGGRERIVVVKRLIRKRVGAPVAVECYVDNSPPPPPREAAAPAGIRDRGTGRPTKRDRREMERLRGAEGQAPGGPWRTGGSRRTGAARQNRREPGGPARPGGTGRALRSRPGLARPAGPHGNDGAGGTDRARRTDRARHDSGEPGAARQDRQDP; encoded by the coding sequence ATGGCTTGGGAGATTTCAGGAGAGGGCGCGTGGGGCGGGGAGCTGGAGGGTGGCCGGGATACCGGTCCGGGTGACGGCCCACCTGCCGACTCCGACTCCGGCTCCGACTCCGGCGCCGGGCTCGGGGACGACTCGGGTGGCGGACCGCCCGCCGAGCCGTGCAGCCGTCCGGGCACCGGGCCGATGGACGGCTCGGAGAACGCGCCGGGCACGAGGCCGGGGGCCGGCCCTCGGGGCGAGGGGTCCGTGCGCGTCGACAGCTGGATCTGGTCGGTCCGGCTGGCCAAGACCCGCTCGGCGGGTGCCGCCGCGTGCAAGGGCGGCCACGTCCGGGTCAACGGGGAGCGCGTCAAGCCGTCGTACGGCGTGCACGTGGGCGACGATGTGCGCGTACGACAGGCCGGCGGCCGGGAGCGGATCGTCGTCGTGAAGCGTCTCATCCGCAAGCGCGTCGGCGCGCCCGTCGCCGTCGAGTGCTACGTCGACAACTCACCGCCCCCGCCGCCCCGCGAGGCGGCCGCCCCCGCGGGCATCCGCGACCGCGGCACCGGCCGCCCGACGAAACGCGACCGCCGCGAGATGGAACGCCTCCGGGGAGCGGAGGGCCAGGCCCCGGGCGGGCCTTGGAGGACCGGCGGGTCCCGGAGGACCGGCGCGGCCCGGCAGAACCGGCGGGAGCCCGGAGGACCGGCGCGGCCCGGCGGGACCGGCAGGGCCCTGCGGAGCCGACCTGGCCTGGCGAGACCGGCCGGGCCCCACGGGAACGACGGGGCCGGCGGGACCGACAGAGCCCGCAGGACCGACCGAGCCCGGCATGACTCCGGAGAACCCGGCGCGGCCCGGCAGGACCGACAGGACCCCTGA